One Bacillus amyloliquefaciens DSM 7 = ATCC 23350 DNA window includes the following coding sequences:
- a CDS encoding very short patch repair endonuclease gives MGDTHTKEQRRKNMQAIKSKSKLEDKVSSELWRRGLRFRRNVKSLFGQPDIAIKKYKIVIFIDSCFWHDCSIHGNKPKSNSAYWEKKLQRNKERDKEVTSYYQEIGWHVLRIWEHEFKENFTETINHIEAFIKKKKGKNEL, from the coding sequence ATGGGTGATACTCATACAAAAGAGCAAAGAAGAAAAAACATGCAAGCAATAAAATCTAAGTCTAAATTAGAGGATAAAGTTTCTTCAGAATTATGGAGAAGGGGTTTAAGGTTTAGAAGGAATGTAAAATCTCTTTTTGGTCAACCGGATATAGCTATAAAAAAATACAAAATTGTGATTTTTATTGATTCTTGTTTCTGGCATGACTGCAGTATTCATGGGAATAAACCAAAGAGCAATTCAGCTTATTGGGAGAAAAAGTTACAGAGAAATAAAGAAAGAGATAAAGAAGTAACTTCCTATTATCAAGAAATCGGCTGGCATGTATTAAGGATATGGGAACATGAATTTAAAGAGAATTTTACGGAAACAATTAATCATATTGAAGCCTTTATTAAAAAGAAAAAAGGCAAGAATGAGTTGTAG
- a CDS encoding DNA cytosine methyltransferase has protein sequence MNSNNKRFKLVDLFAGAGGLSKGFEQTGCFETIGAVEINQAAIETYVYNHGGNRDIIIRPDESDTSDISKIDFRKWKKSKNIDPNLLTIIGGPPCQGFSNANRQKNYLISGNNQLVIEFFRAIDEIRPAAFLMENVPSMNSDKHKFFITKHLDNSRFAYSSLEHLTCLFNTSKEKLIENKFLMDDKIILMESVEISLSHIWRKIIDGSTPPKPIIGDHNYLSRLKSISKKIIKTEGNPSLSLKEKKDIIRIIELINQQLKTFQADGDHLSTKDIVSRGKAALQLLLEDFEEFDKCAKKDITNFMSLNLILLRIKELNDEKIRYELYIDDTHKDNIKIIAKVWSYNIVKYLEMAFHQIGYNTDFGVLTATDFGVPQIRRRFIILGVRNDLFENSPKLPDALVHSTPFTVRDAIQDLADITPLTDMEKAKPLDYIESDAQASPMLRYFRKDADKGLIDNHINTESRQLSKTRFEAILQLKGKNFHSLNDELKTTYSDVSRTQNTIYLRLDYGSPSPTVVNVRKSMWSHPEKARAISIREAARLQSFPDNFKFRGTKDQQYQQVGNAVPPLLGRAAAEALLNAMGVEPTISLKNELLDLE, from the coding sequence ATGAACAGCAATAATAAGAGATTTAAACTGGTTGATTTATTTGCTGGTGCTGGAGGTCTAAGCAAAGGATTTGAGCAAACTGGCTGCTTTGAAACAATTGGAGCGGTAGAAATAAATCAAGCAGCTATTGAAACTTATGTTTATAACCACGGCGGAAACAGAGACATTATTATTAGGCCGGACGAAAGTGATACCAGTGACATTAGTAAAATCGACTTCCGTAAATGGAAGAAGAGCAAAAACATTGATCCTAATTTGTTAACAATTATTGGCGGACCTCCTTGTCAAGGATTTTCCAATGCTAATAGGCAGAAAAATTATCTGATATCAGGAAATAATCAGCTTGTTATAGAGTTTTTTCGTGCTATTGATGAGATCCGGCCAGCTGCATTTCTTATGGAGAATGTGCCATCGATGAACTCAGATAAACATAAATTTTTCATCACAAAACATTTAGATAATTCGCGCTTTGCATATAGCTCTTTAGAACATTTAACTTGCTTATTTAATACATCAAAAGAAAAGTTGATTGAAAATAAGTTTTTAATGGATGATAAGATAATTCTAATGGAGTCAGTTGAAATATCACTAAGTCATATTTGGAGAAAAATCATCGATGGTTCAACTCCCCCTAAACCAATAATTGGGGATCATAACTACTTATCCCGCTTGAAAAGTATATCAAAAAAAATTATAAAGACAGAAGGTAATCCTAGCTTGTCACTAAAGGAAAAAAAAGATATTATTCGAATTATTGAGTTGATTAATCAACAACTAAAAACCTTCCAAGCAGATGGAGATCACCTAAGCACTAAAGATATAGTTTCTCGTGGAAAAGCAGCACTCCAATTGCTGCTTGAGGATTTTGAGGAATTTGATAAATGCGCTAAAAAAGATATCACTAACTTTATGAGTTTAAATCTAATACTGTTAAGAATAAAAGAACTAAATGATGAAAAAATTAGATATGAGCTTTATATAGATGATACACATAAGGATAATATTAAAATCATTGCAAAGGTTTGGTCTTATAATATTGTAAAATATCTTGAAATGGCATTCCACCAAATTGGATATAATACTGATTTCGGGGTCTTAACAGCTACAGACTTTGGCGTACCACAAATAAGAAGAAGGTTTATCATCCTTGGTGTTAGAAATGATTTATTTGAGAACAGTCCGAAACTTCCCGATGCGTTGGTACACTCAACACCTTTTACAGTAAGGGATGCAATACAGGATTTAGCCGATATAACGCCCCTTACAGATATGGAAAAAGCTAAACCATTAGATTATATAGAATCAGATGCGCAGGCATCGCCTATGCTTCGATATTTCAGAAAAGATGCTGATAAAGGGTTGATTGATAATCATATAAATACTGAAAGCCGTCAGCTAAGTAAAACTCGTTTTGAAGCAATACTTCAATTGAAAGGTAAAAATTTCCACAGTCTTAATGATGAGTTAAAAACAACCTACTCTGATGTGTCTAGAACACAGAATACAATCTATTTAAGACTAGACTATGGCAGTCCATCTCCTACAGTCGTTAACGTAAGGAAATCAATGTGGAGTCATCCAGAAAAAGCTAGAGCAATAAGTATTCGCGAGGCAGCCCGTCTGCAATCATTTCCAGATAATTTTAAATTTAGAGGGACAAAAGATCAGCAATATCAACAAGTAGGGAATGCAGTTCCCCCTTTGCTTGGACGTGCAGCAGCCGAGGCATTATTAAATGCTATGGGTGTTGAGCCTACTATCTCACTTAAAAATGAATTATTAGATTTAGAATAA